Below is a window of Actinomycetota bacterium DNA.
GGTGTTCCACGCCTGGGACATCTACCAGCAGCCGTTCAGCGAGCAGCAGATCCAGCACGAGTTGAAGCGGATGCGCTGACGCGCCCCGCTGGCCGGACCCGCGTCGTCACTCGGCGCGGGTCCTGTGCCTGGCCTGCTCGTCTTCCACCCGGGAACGAGGCCCCGCTGGGCGAGCCAACTTCTTTCAGATCGCGTACAAGGCTGGTGCCAGCTTCCGCCGCGCCGCCAACCCGATCCAGCGCTCCTGATCCCTCGCAAGGCACCGTGCTGGTGCTGGTGGGACGCTCAGCGGACGACCAGCACCGGCCAGCGGGCGTGATGCAGCAGCCGGGTGGAGACCGACCCGAGCAGCAGCCGGTGGGCCGCCGAGTGGCCCCGAGCGCCGACGACGACGAGGTCGGCGCCGTTCTCCTCCGCACCCAGCTCGAGCTGGACGGCCGGGTCGCCGGTCCGCACCTCCAGCCG
It encodes the following:
- a CDS encoding universal stress protein; its protein translation is RLEVRTGDPAVQLELGAEENGADLVVVGARGHSAAHRLLLGSVSTRLLHHARWPVLVVR